The Bos mutus isolate GX-2022 chromosome 12, NWIPB_WYAK_1.1, whole genome shotgun sequence genomic interval GGCCTTGGTTTGGTGTTTCCTCCTGAGGACCAGTGAGCTCCTGCATGAAGGTCTTGGCGCAGCTGTTCCTTCACCTCCTTCCAGCTCTGCTTAAGTATCACCTTAAACATGTGCATGCATTTGCTTACCTGTCTGCCTGTTGATTTCACTTGGAAGAAATGACTTCACTTACAAAAGAGTgtgaaaatgacttttttaaatacatgaaggCCGAgtaatggaaaacaaacaaaacaacaaccaaaaaactcAGGGGTTCTGGACTCCACCCTGAgccccagtgcccagcactgGCCCCCtgcagctgtgtggctttggggaaGGGACCACACCTCTGGCAGCCTAGGCCCCCTTTTGGTGGAGAGACTGATTTCACAGAGCCTCTTAGAATGGCCCCTGAGAGTTAGTTGATTTCTTGTATGTTAACAGGCTGTGAAAACAAAGGGCACGTAAATCCTGGTAATTCTGGagatgaccccatgaacctcacaTACCAAAAAAACCCACCGGGAGTACACTTGCATCCTGGCTTAAGGTCAGAGTCCTAGGAAGTGGCTTTTTGGCTCTACTCAACCATGAATAGACTGAGAACTTCCAGTGAAGTAGAAAGGGCTGGACGATAGCAttcccagggcacagagctggCCCAGCAAACATCACCGAGAACCCAGAAGGGTTATGACCACTAGTCTTGTTACGTGGTACAAAACCCTAATATTTTGCTCTTCTTGCACTGACTCTAATTACTTCAGACTTTATTCTAATCTCTAAGGACCTGgcagggggtgtggggtgggaagAAAGCACATAGGATTTCAAATATCTAGGTCTCTGTATGTTCATCAGAAAAGCTTTAAATGTTAATAACAGCCATATGTCTGGTTATTTGAGATTAGAGACtgaaatcttttcatgtgtatctTCAACtcaaacttttatatttatttctgttcttgtgaTACAGAGTATCTGTACttggcttaaaaataaaacaataactcCCCCCAAAATCTCAGCTGTTTTTACGTGTTCttccattcatttttcatttactaGAGTGAACTGTGAAATGTCCTTGCCCATAACCTCAAATCCACCAGCTTGATTGATTTCAGGGGTTGTGTTGGAGACCCACCCTGCCGAGCAGAGAAGACAGACCACCTGTAAGCTGGCACTAACGAAGCCACAGTAATTTCACACCGACCATCACACCCTATGTTCATCTTTTCCGATTTATTTGTGAGCTCACTAGagtccatttctttatttctaaagaGAGAATCACGTAAGCTTATGTGAAAGACACCATTATTAAAAACCATTGTTCATTAAAAACCATTGTTCAACAGTTATACCTTAACAATGACTGCACCATGTATTAAGATGATAATAATTAAAGATGGTGCTATAAAAAGATAAGGAAAGCAGACCTTGTCCTAATCAATTAGCACACAATGGCTGTGCGGTTCTCTAGATCCACATGCTACATCTGGGAACATCCCTGCCTGGGGTGAGGcgcacgcacgtgtgtgtgtgtgtgtgtgtgtgtgtgtgtttcccattGAAATTCAGTGCTACATCAGATTATCTAGGGTCTTTGCTAAAGCAATAATCTACCAGAAATTGGCTTCGCTTTCCACATCCTCCTTTGAGGATAACATGCACTCTTCTGATTTTTCTTCATCGCTTTATACAACTTAATATTCAGGCTAGGGAAACTAGAAATCTCCTCCAGGTCAAACAACTGCTCAAATCTATccacaaatttattttccttctccagcctgaaTTTCATGACCCAGAGGATGACGGTGGTTTCTTTGCACAGATGGTCGAAGGTAACGAGGAGTTCTTCGAGAAATGGATGAGCATAGACCACGTCGGCCGCCAGGATGTAGTCAAAGTTGATGGAAGCCCTGGGGAAGTTCTTGTCTAGAGCTACACCCCAGGAGAGCTCTTTGACCTGAGGCAGATGCTTAGCTTTCGTTTTGGTGTTTCGAGAAATATTATACTGCAGGTTTCCAAGTAACTCGGGTAAATCTGTGGCAGTCACGTGTGCGCCTGGGAGACAAAGGACAGCAGGGAGAGAAACCTTCATGGGACGAGGTGAAGCCACCGGTTTGTGAGCCACCATGCACTTTGCAATTCGGCACGAAGGCTGGCCCCATGTCAAAGACAGTACACACAAGAGGGAAATGCCTTCAGAATGGATGCTAAGGTAGCCTCGCGCCTCCCCTTACACACAATTAGGTTCTCCAGGTATTGATGCTTTTACATCTGTTGCACTTTTCTGTtctcctgggtttttttttttttggtcacttttgttttgttattcttgctgttattttctatttatctacttaaaacatTAAAAGGCAGGGAAATTCAAAGGATTTTGGTATCCTCATTGGATTGGAACAATCAGATGTCACTGTTGAAAGATAAACGGGATCTTCCCTAAAAGAAACCTGAGCTCCAGTCATGTGAGACCAAATGAGTATATGTAACACTGAGCACCCCATCATTGACCAGGAAGTGCTTGAGTGTGAGAAGTGGAGGCAGGAGAGATGACTTCTCAGTGTCACTACACTGAAAGTATCGTGATACCCAGGTTCATGCCCGTGGTTTCAGCTTGACCCCATTATAAGCCTGACGCTTACAACCtgcatttggggcttcccaggtggctcagcagataaagaatccacctgccaatgcaggagacgtagatcccattcctgggtcaggaagacccctggaggaggaaatggcagcccactccagtatgtttgcctgggaaaccccatggacagaggggcctggcaggcggcagtccatggggttgcaaggactgagcgactgagcacgcgtgcacacacaacCTGCACAGACAGCTCATGCAGCCAAAGGTCACACACAGGACAGAATGCTCGGATGAAAACATCAAAGAAGCCCACAGTTAAAACTGAACACTGGCAGTCCTTTTCAGGAGAAAATTATACACCAAAACTCAATAAAGTCTGTCCCCTAACATGAACTTTAGGCAGCAGGAGAACCTGAAAACAATGTGTAAATAAGTCTACAATTGTCTGAAATCTACATCAGACAAGGACAGGCTCGGGTAAGGGATGAGAGAACAGATCTGAGGGGAATCCAGTTCACCCCAGACCAGTTTAGAACCCATTTCTCACCCATGATGGCAAATTTCTCTGGCTATTGACTCTATTTCTGAAAACTATTAAAACGGGagggaaataaacatttaattagtAGAATCACAGAGATAAAAATCTCTGCattctagtgtgtgtgtatagggtGGGAGGTCTATCAAGTTcaacaaatctttttaaaatctcaagaTAAGGAATGACTCCTCCCTCCACTGCCCTTCACCCATAGGAATATAAACTATCTGAAGGggttgaaagaggatgagatggttggatggtgtcaccaactcaatgaacatgagtttgagtaaactccgggagttggtgatggacagggaggcctggcgtgctgcagtccatggggttgcaaagagtcggacatgactgagcgactgaactgaggcgCTGGGGCTGACTATGAAGAGCTTCGTGTCTAGAGGTAAACACCACCACTGACCAAACAAAGCTTCCCTCTTCTGATGCTTGCATCAAGTCATACAAGCACCAAAGGGACTGATTCTTTTTAATGAATGGACAACTTCCCCAAACACAAATTCTGCTCTTAGACGAGGACGCTTTCAGGTATAAATCCAACAGGACCTCTGACACTAGCCATACTAAGTGGGATGGTGACTTTCAAAGCAATGTCAAGACAGagcaatttataaaaataaaatatttggggaGGGTTTCATGGGTCCTATATTTCTCCAGTGTTTTAGAAAGTTGTGAATTGCTAAATCTTGAACTGCTCTCAAGATTTTAGAGTGGCAGGTGTGCACTTCTGAAGATCAAGAAAATCAAGACGGATTTGGGCCGCGCACATCAGAGAAGGCAGATAAATTAAGGCTGTGAAATagataacaacaacagaaaagattGAAGCAGGCTCAAACACACGTAGAGACCATCGCACATTTAGTTGGAAAAGAAGATGCTGGTGAAAGAACAGGCGATcgcaaaagaagaatggaaataactgagaaaataaattcaaggaCGCGCGCCTAAACTTAGAAGCAGACGTGACTCCTGACAGTCTTTCTCTATTCCAACAGGTgctttttcataaaagaaaatgacTTCAAAATCCAAAAGGAATATACCAAGTACACGGGGACGTTGAAATGGgctgaaatttaaataaagaagagAGAGTCCGCAGCAGTCGGCTCTGCCTATGCCTCATATTTCCCACGTCCTCCAGCAGCCAGAATGCCAGGATATACATGCCGGCTAGAATGCACTTGTGACCTACACCCCAGGAGAAGAACTAATACAGCTTCCCAGAAAATTCGGAAGGAAACCAGTTAGGTGACTTTAACATCGTTAAGTTTCTTAATGAAGCCCATTCAAAGCTTGAAAGGGTTTGAAGGGTTGAAAACAGgccctgattcatgttgatgaagagcagaaaccaacacagtattgtaaagcaattatccttcaattgaaaatacataaaatttttcaaaataaaactagaaataaataaataaaaataggaaaaaactaAAAGATATTCCTTAATATCAGGAATAAGAAGGCAAACAAGCCCAAGGAaaaaagtggggtgggggggattggggggggtgggggcggtgaggAATAcatgcacaaaaaaaaaaaatatgtaaaaagacTCAATTATGAGAAACTAGGACCAACTTTCTATCAGGAGgagaatttcaaaataaactatcatttatatatatataaaaaaaataggcCCAGGTTAtagtaaaatgaaagtgaaagttgctcagtcgtgtccaactctttgcgacctcatggactatacagtccatggaattctccaggcatagCAAATGGATACCAAAAGCAACTAATGCTATCAGATCATTGGATTCTCTGATCCCACTTGATCTAAAGCAGCTACTTACCAAGTAAACTCGCCACAATGGAGACGAGCCCCGTTCCAGCTCCAATTTCAATCACATTTTTGTCGACCAGGTTATATTGCTTTACGTTAGTTTCCAGAAAATAGCACAGAACAAGGGcctatgaaaatgcaaaaaaagaaaaaacagtgctTAGTAAGTAATCACAGAAAGCAATATTAAACTCCATTAGACAAATACCCCACTAATGCTATAATACATGTATAAGCACATgtgagaatgggcttcccaggtggcacagtggtaaagaatctgcctgccaatgcaggagacataggagatgcgggtttgatccctggattgggaagatcccttggaggaggaaatggtaactcactccagtattcttgccttggaaatcccatggacagagaagcctggtgggctacagtccacggggtcgcagacagtcagatacaactgagcgactgagcaggcatgcacatgtgagtgtatgtgtgtgtatatacacatctcTACAGAAAATTATCCACAGAAGTACATTCTCCAATAGGTTCAACATTTAGGATAGAAAAAGTCTTTGGGGATTATTGAGGAGAGAAGAAAACTAAGAATATAGAGTTCAGTTACTTAGGCTTGATTATCTTTAAAGGAAGCAACttctaatagggcttccctggtggctcagagggtaaagcatctgcctgcaattcaggagacttgggttcgatccgtagttcgggaagatcccctgatgaaggaaatggcaacccactccagtgttcttgcctggagaatcccatggatggaggagcctggtaggctacagtccacagggtcgcaaagagttggacacgactgagcgacttcagtttcactttctaaTAATAAgagtcattttaaagaaatatatgttcAAGATTAGGGCAGACAGTAGAGGGGGCTGCAGCCTTCGTAGGACAATTGATAAATGAGTGTGGCCTTTTAGAATATTCTGCATGTTGAGACTGATacagatttcattttaattatttaactcAAATAAAGCCCAGttaaatgggaaataaaaatgtgtaCAATTCTAAACTTTTCTGACCTATAGTAACCAAAAACTGAATGTGTAAACAACAGTCTTTATTAACCCTACAAGTCAGAAATAGAATTGGTGGAAGCATTTTCCCAATTTCTTGATTTCTAAATTTTACTGTTGCTTGAGGTCACAAAATAGAACTATGgaatctctcttctctttccaaaTGGTATATAATAATAGACAAAATtggatgaaaaataatttaaattataccGATGGCCAAACAACAGCGCCGTAACAATCCGTGGCTTCATTGATGCGGATCTCATGGCCAGCGAAATGAAACCCTTCCCAGGGGATGGTTGTTACAAACGCTGGAACAAAACACCTCCGCATGATCTCTGCAACCACTGTCCTGTCATCGCCGTCTTCTCCACtctctgaaaggaaaagaaaaagccagtGGTTGTGGTTGCAGCAGTAAAGGAGAAGAATCTACTGGAAATGCAGCATTTCCACCTAATCTAAGTTGCTTCTGACCAGTCATTGACGTTAGCTGCAACATAATGGTAGTAAGGTATAACTATTTGAAAACAGCTCTTAACAGAAGCTGACATTTCACACATTGGGACAACATCTTTCTGATTTTTACTGAGGTTGAAGTCAACTGCTAGTCCTTTCTGCAACGCTATGTGAAATAAACAAttgaaagactttttaaaaaacaacatattttaaaggctagcaaccaaaaaataaataaataaagactacCAATCTATTCATCTAGAACAAAAGAAAGACTGATGATAGAGTCTAAGATTTCTACTATTCTTATTAGCTTCACAGTGCAATTCCAGTTATTTCAACGTAGCAGATCCTTTGTGATCTGCCTTAATCCAAGCAAAAGACATGTGATACCATCCATCAATTACActtgtattatattattattacttatttgTATATTATTGTTTGGGGGCAACTCATGACATCTTAACATTGACAATATCGGATAAGTTTCACTGATAAGAATACAAAATGTTGCTTTCTGGAGAGCAAtcttatggtattttgttaatttatatataaatatcctACAAGCCAGCAATCCTGCTCCCTCTTCTAAATTTTTACACAAGTCCTTAAGTGGATATGTGTGAAAATATTTGTCAAAGACCTACATCAAACACACTAGAAAGGTTGTCAGgaagaagctggaaaaggaaaggaagtatGAAATGGGTAAAAAGGATGAATGAAACAAGATACAGACAGATACACATACAACAGGGGGTCTTGTTGAGATGATGCCATGTACCATGACGTGAAGGGTATGACTCGCTCACACCTCTGCCCTGAGACCCAAAAACAAGTaagtaaacaaacagaaaacaaaaacatttcctaGAAATTTGGAGGAAGTACAAAAACTTCTCATTCTGGTCTTCATAGAAGAAGACAAGTTTCTCTTGGGAAATTTATTTCCCAAATCTCAAAAGTTAAAACCTTCACACTTTGCAACCTTGCCATCATTCATACTTTCAAAACAGATATGACACTCCAAAGTCAAATGTCATCTGATCCTTGAACGTCAGATGGAAAACACCGCGGCTGCCTCCTGGTCTCAGCTTGCACCTCATCCAGGAAACTCAAGTTCCTCTGGGGATGAACAACATGCCCAGCTTGTTCAGCCTCTTTGAATATTTCCATTGAGGGTGAAGTTGTTCCTTCACAAGCGGCCCATTCTGCAATTAGAAAATTTGATGATTCACAATTCTCCCTAACTCTAAACCAAAATCTGACACCAGCaatttttaaatctattcttCCTAAAAGTAAGGAAGCAATTTCCCTCAAAAACGAGCAAACTTTTATCATTAAAACAAGTCCCAAAATTTTAGGAAAGGGGAATGtgcaaaggtttaaaaaaaaaaatgaggagttTGGCACCAGTCTTAAAATTTCTGGACTCAAGGCCCCAGGAGATTTTGCAGCTTCTCCATGCATTGAGGCAAAAACAGGGCTGAGAGAGAGGTTGCCCTAAGTTCTTGAGTCCTAAGAGAAGACGTACTGAATTGGCCAaaaggtttttccataacatcttattgAAAAACTAGAACAAACAGAAAGTTTGTTCTAAATAAACCACCCAATAGTTGCCAAACTCTGTCCTGTGAGCTCCAGGAACATCATTCCGTAGCATTCTGGGAGCACAGTGGCAAGAAGATGAAGTTTGTCCCTGTTGGAAGATTCCCTCAGGGGCCACAATCCAGCAGGAACTTGAGCCAAGACGATTTCCTGTCCTAAATTCTGTGATCCCTGAACAGACCCAGACAGAACCAAGCGTTCTCCAAAGGACTCTAACCTCACCGCATTCCACAGTGGGGGGCCACCCCCACAACCCCCTCCACCAGCCCTCACACTGACCTTGgcagagatgcagagaaaacgAACCGGTGAAAAATGGAGAGTCCTAAGCAAGAGACACCTCTTCTAACATATTTCACTGTATTTCTCCTGAAACAACAGCAGGCTCTCACATTCAGGAAGAGCTCCAGGAAGCCAGTAATATTGGTAATAACGTTGCCTTTgaactttaactttcattttgctAGATTCACTTGCCTTGCTAAGATGGGAGGCTGGGGGGACAGCAGAGGGCTGCGGAAGTTCTTTAGGGGAAAGCTGAGAACTTTAATTGCTTCCTTGACCTTTAGTTGAATGTGCCCGCTTGGGCCTCCTTGCGAACTCCTTATAAATGCAGCACTTCTTTGACAAGTCACCTAAGGTATCGGGGATTAATAGACCTTAGAGCACACGAAATCGCAGGAGCACCGCTAAGATTCCAGCCTTTGATATAAAAACTTTGCCGGTGAGTATTTACC includes:
- the LOC102287829 gene encoding protein-lysine methyltransferase METTL21E isoform X2, coding for MRRCFVPAFVTTIPWEGFHFAGHEIRINEATDCYGAVVWPSALVLCYFLETNVKQYNLVDKNVIEIGAGTGLVSIVASLLGAHVTATDLPELLGNLQYNISRNTKTKAKHLPQVKELSWGVALDKNFPRASINFDYILAADVVYAHPFLEELLVTFDHLCKETTVILWVMKFRLEKENKFVDRFEQLFDLEEISSFPSLNIKLYKAMKKNQKSACYPQRRMWKAKPISGRLLL
- the LOC102287829 gene encoding protein-lysine methyltransferase METTL21E isoform X1 produces the protein MILFNLLETQLTRVHSFQEMIKKASVYRHPLANHLMDPEVQKESGEDGDDRTVVAEIMRRCFVPAFVTTIPWEGFHFAGHEIRINEATDCYGAVVWPSALVLCYFLETNVKQYNLVDKNVIEIGAGTGLVSIVASLLGAHVTATDLPELLGNLQYNISRNTKTKAKHLPQVKELSWGVALDKNFPRASINFDYILAADVVYAHPFLEELLVTFDHLCKETTVILWVMKFRLEKENKFVDRFEQLFDLEEISSFPSLNIKLYKAMKKNQKSACYPQRRMWKAKPISGRLLL